The following proteins come from a genomic window of Yinghuangia sp. ASG 101:
- the tgmB gene encoding ATP-grasp ribosomal peptide maturase translates to MSRGVPVVRFDPSDVGECLSFSAWFGVSAASLAGQLRTPSRTANLEEVRAVYWRRPTWPHFEHLDHADARYAAAQVRHGLGGTLYALPNCRYVNHPLRNHAAEHKPMQLAVAERFGFTIPPTLISNDVDDVRAFIAEHDEVIYKALRWTPYQRADGVGLTTWTEPVTAAEINESVGVVPHLFQARVDKIADLRVVVVGEQVFPVRIDSGLLDWRADYDALTYQVTTLPDGMGKAFVAFLEHFGLASGSFDLALDREGRLHWLELNPNGQWGWLEVKTGLPISAAFAALLELGAAP, encoded by the coding sequence ATGAGCCGGGGCGTACCCGTCGTACGGTTCGACCCCTCCGACGTCGGAGAATGCCTTTCCTTCTCGGCCTGGTTCGGTGTCAGCGCCGCCTCACTGGCGGGGCAACTCCGTACCCCTTCCAGAACCGCCAACTTGGAAGAGGTACGGGCCGTCTACTGGCGACGCCCGACCTGGCCGCACTTCGAGCATCTGGATCACGCCGATGCCCGGTATGCAGCAGCCCAGGTCCGTCACGGCCTGGGCGGCACCCTGTACGCGTTGCCGAACTGCCGCTACGTGAACCATCCGCTTCGCAACCACGCGGCCGAACACAAGCCCATGCAACTCGCGGTCGCCGAACGGTTCGGGTTCACGATTCCGCCCACGCTGATCTCCAACGACGTGGACGACGTACGTGCGTTCATCGCCGAACACGATGAGGTGATCTACAAGGCACTCCGGTGGACGCCCTACCAGCGGGCGGACGGCGTCGGGCTGACGACATGGACCGAGCCCGTCACTGCCGCCGAAATCAACGAAAGTGTGGGCGTGGTCCCGCACTTGTTCCAGGCCCGCGTGGACAAGATTGCCGACCTCCGCGTCGTGGTCGTCGGCGAGCAGGTGTTCCCGGTGCGAATCGACTCGGGCCTGTTGGACTGGCGCGCCGACTACGACGCCCTCACGTACCAGGTCACTACGCTGCCCGACGGCATGGGCAAGGCGTTCGTCGCTTTCCTGGAACATTTCGGCCTCGCGTCAGGCAGTTTCGATCTTGCCCTTGACCGCGAAGGGCGCCTTCACTGGCTTGAGCTGAACCCGAACGGTCAATGGGGCTGGCTCGAAGTCAAGACCGGATTACCGATCAGCGCCGCGTTCGCCGCCCTCTTGGAGCTAGGAGCCGCACCGTGA
- the tgmC gene encoding ATP-grasp peptide maturase system methyltransferase yields MNRPDTAPEREALADRLAAQGHLRSRAWRAAVEAVPREHFLSTGVFLPDEANGLWRPVLPGSVSPQEWVEIVYSDQSLVTQLDGCLTPDQVIEPVRGFPTSSSTVPATVVGMLEDLDVHDGQNVAEIGTGTGYSTALMCHRLGEDNVTSIEVDAEVAARADDALEKAGFSTWTVTGDGLLGNPRRAPFDRLIATCAVRRIPYTWVRQTRPGGVILATVGPGAWSYGTGLAKLTVREDGTAQGQIIGRSSFMPARAEAAVPLSGDLAARAAYADTERTTALSPAVLEQWMPAFLAQLAAPGAQFVHARSGDGRETTYLFDTHRESFAALSKGGELWTVRQGGPIAIWDAIEAAVTAWQRVGEPDVDAVRLTVTAKAHTYSIGGNPTLRWEHRID; encoded by the coding sequence GTGAACCGTCCCGATACCGCTCCCGAGAGGGAGGCGCTCGCCGATCGGTTGGCCGCGCAAGGGCACCTGCGCAGCCGAGCGTGGCGCGCGGCCGTCGAAGCGGTTCCTCGGGAACACTTCCTTTCCACTGGTGTGTTCCTTCCTGACGAGGCAAATGGTCTGTGGCGGCCGGTCCTCCCGGGAAGTGTCAGCCCGCAGGAATGGGTGGAGATCGTCTACAGCGATCAGTCATTGGTGACGCAACTGGACGGATGTCTGACTCCTGATCAAGTCATCGAGCCCGTGCGCGGTTTCCCCACTTCCTCGTCCACTGTGCCCGCCACTGTCGTGGGGATGCTCGAAGATCTCGACGTACACGATGGGCAGAACGTGGCGGAGATCGGGACCGGGACCGGGTACTCGACCGCACTGATGTGTCACCGGCTCGGTGAGGACAACGTCACCAGCATCGAAGTGGACGCCGAGGTCGCCGCCAGGGCGGATGACGCACTGGAAAAAGCGGGGTTCTCGACGTGGACGGTGACTGGTGACGGTCTCCTCGGGAACCCGCGCCGAGCACCCTTCGACCGGTTGATCGCCACGTGTGCGGTACGCCGTATCCCGTACACATGGGTGCGGCAGACCAGGCCCGGCGGGGTCATCCTCGCCACGGTCGGCCCTGGTGCGTGGTCGTACGGGACCGGGCTGGCCAAGCTCACCGTGCGCGAGGACGGCACCGCCCAGGGCCAAATCATCGGGCGTTCATCGTTCATGCCGGCTCGGGCGGAAGCTGCCGTTCCGCTGTCCGGCGACCTCGCGGCACGCGCCGCGTATGCCGACACCGAGCGGACGACGGCCCTTTCACCTGCCGTCCTCGAACAATGGATGCCCGCGTTCCTCGCCCAACTCGCGGCACCCGGTGCTCAGTTCGTACATGCACGGAGCGGCGACGGCCGAGAAACGACATACCTGTTCGACACGCACCGGGAATCGTTCGCCGCCCTCTCAAAGGGCGGCGAACTGTGGACCGTACGCCAGGGTGGGCCCATCGCAATCTGGGACGCAATCGAAGCCGCCGTCACGGCATGGCAGAGGGTTGGAGAGCCCGACGTCGACGCAGTTCGGCTGACCGTCACCGCCAAGGCCCACACTTATTCGATCGGGGGCAACCCGACGCTGCGCTGGGAACACCGGATCGACTGA
- a CDS encoding DUF885 family protein, translated as MDARLRALCDLSVAHARGGAGRHEYDGRVQDLSPDGVRAGLAALGGGTAPTGAPLDDPHDEAHLAAFEDHARVVLGELELHRRDPRMHINNLELSVYDKEYAPAGERAEARARHLASWPDAVDMAVAALDRVPAPVARALLPSARGHAAAVRPEDGESGRRGLAALARFVAHLEAASRDGDPDPALGGPALSRLMGSSEAMEVDLGALAERADAERNRLRELMAQACRAYDPDRGPADLLPELLADHADADGVVAEARASTAEVVGFCRERRLAPYLDGVCEVGPAPASMRWAVAMMSWNAPGEVDAPSWYFVTPPEPDWPADEAEEWLTLFSRTTLPAITAHEVAPGHFAHARALRRVSSDVRRVLYSSAFAEGWAHYAEELLVEEGFRADDPRYTIGMCLEALVRVTRLASAIGLHTGTMDVAESTRRFMADAHLARAGAVGEARRGTFDATYGCYTWGKLAIYDLRERARKTWNEDFSLERFHRALLDLGSPPLGLIDAAIERG; from the coding sequence ATGGACGCCCGACTTCGAGCCCTCTGTGATCTGTCCGTCGCGCACGCCCGGGGAGGGGCCGGACGGCACGAGTACGACGGGAGGGTCCAGGACCTCTCCCCCGACGGAGTCCGCGCGGGGCTCGCGGCGCTCGGCGGCGGCACGGCTCCGACGGGAGCGCCGCTCGACGACCCGCACGACGAGGCGCACCTCGCCGCGTTCGAGGACCACGCGCGCGTGGTCCTCGGCGAACTCGAACTGCACCGCCGCGACCCCCGCATGCACATCAACAACCTCGAACTCTCGGTCTACGACAAGGAATACGCGCCCGCCGGGGAACGCGCCGAGGCCCGCGCCCGGCATCTCGCGAGCTGGCCCGACGCGGTCGACATGGCGGTCGCCGCGCTCGACCGCGTCCCCGCGCCCGTCGCGCGGGCGCTGCTCCCGTCGGCCCGGGGCCATGCCGCCGCCGTCCGGCCCGAGGACGGTGAGAGCGGGCGGCGCGGGCTCGCCGCGCTCGCGCGGTTCGTCGCGCACCTGGAGGCCGCCTCCCGCGACGGCGACCCCGACCCGGCGCTCGGCGGGCCCGCGCTGTCGCGCCTGATGGGGTCGAGCGAGGCGATGGAGGTCGACCTCGGCGCGCTCGCGGAACGGGCGGACGCGGAGCGCAACCGGCTGCGCGAGCTGATGGCCCAGGCGTGCCGGGCGTACGACCCGGACCGCGGGCCCGCGGACCTGCTCCCCGAGCTCCTGGCGGACCACGCGGACGCCGACGGCGTCGTGGCCGAGGCGCGGGCGTCGACCGCCGAGGTGGTCGGGTTCTGCCGGGAGAGGCGGCTGGCGCCGTACCTGGACGGCGTGTGCGAGGTGGGCCCGGCCCCCGCGTCGATGCGCTGGGCGGTCGCGATGATGTCGTGGAACGCGCCGGGTGAAGTCGACGCGCCCTCCTGGTACTTCGTGACCCCGCCCGAGCCTGACTGGCCGGCCGACGAGGCCGAGGAATGGCTCACGCTCTTCAGCCGCACCACGCTGCCGGCGATCACCGCGCACGAGGTGGCGCCCGGGCACTTCGCGCACGCGCGTGCGCTCCGGCGCGTGTCGTCGGACGTGCGCCGGGTGCTGTACTCGTCGGCGTTCGCCGAAGGGTGGGCGCACTACGCCGAGGAACTGCTCGTCGAGGAGGGCTTCCGCGCGGACGACCCGCGGTACACGATCGGCATGTGCCTGGAGGCGCTGGTCCGGGTGACCCGGCTCGCGTCCGCCATCGGGCTGCACACCGGCACGATGGACGTCGCGGAGTCGACCCGGCGCTTCATGGCCGACGCCCACCTCGCGCGCGCCGGAGCGGTCGGTGAGGCCCGCCGGGGCACGTTCGACGCCACCTACGGCTGCTACACGTGGGGCAAGCTGGCGATCTACGACCTGCGCGAGCGGGCGCGCAAGACATGGAACGAGGACTTCAGCCTGGAGCGCTTCCACCGAGCGCTGCTCGACCTCGGCAGCCCGCCGCTCGGGCTGATCGACGCGGCGATCGAACGCGGGTGA
- a CDS encoding GNAT family N-acetyltransferase, protein MENSRVRPFDDKDLPGAVAALVNVHATDGYPVEGVDRPEFWLRSPKVIASWVAEADGKIVGHVAVMKPQGEDSASLWAKQNGDGDGNVAVLARLFVIQEARHQAFGRSLVNTAMRYARRGQLRLVLDVMAKDRSAIRLYEHLGWTKIGSTTHHYGENLHTDAMCYVAPI, encoded by the coding sequence GTGGAGAACTCCAGGGTTCGACCGTTCGATGACAAGGACCTGCCGGGTGCCGTCGCGGCGCTGGTCAACGTGCACGCGACCGATGGATATCCCGTCGAAGGCGTTGACAGGCCGGAGTTCTGGCTGCGTTCCCCGAAAGTCATCGCCTCGTGGGTTGCCGAAGCCGACGGAAAAATCGTCGGTCACGTCGCTGTCATGAAACCGCAGGGCGAAGACTCCGCGTCGCTGTGGGCCAAGCAGAACGGTGACGGCGACGGAAACGTCGCCGTCCTCGCCAGGCTTTTCGTGATCCAAGAGGCCAGACACCAAGCGTTCGGCCGGTCGCTCGTGAACACCGCCATGCGATACGCCCGGCGTGGGCAACTCCGTTTGGTGCTCGATGTCATGGCCAAGGATCGTTCCGCAATCCGTCTGTACGAACACTTGGGATGGACCAAAATCGGCAGCACAACACACCATTACGGCGAGAATCTGCACACCGATGCAATGTGCTACGTAGCACCGATCTGA
- a CDS encoding alpha/beta fold hydrolase encodes MAAIVLVHGIAQEFRSARSLEDEWLPRLARGVKAAGYPETADRLWKYRQTRRGIETRMAFYGDVMRRHPSQPDAAEADGLRQEMADRIGREWLDRAAERSSAPPERQRAAREIARLEGGPDQTGRTVVLSPTCGLSGLKWFAADGPGSAGGFVNKALAQLTRYLTDDNTRARILDRVAADIGFDTRVVIGHSLGAVVAYELAHRLRRPLPLLITLGSPLGPDTVIDDWVRPQPAQPPSYVERWINLADRDDLIAAEPALARLFPTRRQATAPELRTGYTLEHGAAPHNPDFYLMRPEIGRSIGQAFAA; translated from the coding sequence ATGGCCGCAATCGTGTTGGTGCACGGGATCGCGCAGGAGTTCAGGTCGGCCCGCAGCCTGGAGGACGAGTGGCTGCCCCGGCTGGCCCGCGGCGTCAAAGCCGCCGGCTACCCGGAGACCGCGGACCGCCTGTGGAAGTACCGCCAGACCCGCCGCGGCATCGAGACGCGGATGGCCTTCTACGGCGATGTCATGCGCCGCCACCCGTCGCAACCCGACGCCGCCGAAGCCGACGGACTGCGGCAGGAAATGGCCGACCGGATAGGCCGCGAATGGCTGGACCGCGCCGCCGAACGCAGCTCCGCCCCGCCCGAACGGCAGCGCGCGGCACGGGAGATCGCGCGGCTCGAAGGCGGCCCCGACCAGACCGGCCGTACCGTCGTGCTCTCGCCGACCTGCGGCCTTTCCGGCCTCAAGTGGTTCGCGGCGGACGGGCCCGGATCGGCCGGAGGCTTCGTCAACAAGGCACTCGCCCAGCTCACGCGCTACCTCACCGACGACAACACCCGCGCGCGCATCCTCGACCGCGTCGCCGCCGACATCGGCTTCGACACACGCGTCGTCATCGGCCACTCACTCGGTGCGGTCGTCGCCTACGAACTCGCCCACCGCCTGCGCCGGCCCCTCCCTCTGTTGATCACCCTCGGCTCACCCCTTGGCCCCGACACCGTCATCGACGACTGGGTACGCCCGCAGCCCGCACAGCCGCCGTCCTACGTCGAACGCTGGATCAACCTCGCCGACCGCGACGACCTCATCGCCGCCGAACCCGCCCTGGCCCGCCTCTTCCCCACCCGCCGCCAAGCCACGGCCCCCGAACTCCGCACCGGCTACACCCTCGAACACGGCGCGGCCCCCCACAACCCCGACTTCTACCTCATGCGCCCCGAAATCGGCCGAAGCATCGGCCAAGCCTTCGCCGCCTGA
- the mnmA gene encoding tRNA 2-thiouridine(34) synthase MnmA, with protein MSGGVDSAVAAARAHEAGHDVTGVHLALSENPKSFRTGARGCCTLEDARDARRAADVIGIPFYVWDLAERFREDVVEDFFAEYEAGRTPNPCLRCNEKIKFAALLDRALALGFDAVCTGHYAVLVDGPNGRELHRSSDHAKDQSYVLGVLDADQLAHALFPLGTDTKDAVREEAERRGLAVARKPDSHDICFIADGDTQAFLAKRLGRTPGDIVDTDGTKLGEHEGAYAYTVGQRKGLRIGRPAPDGKPRYVLDISPVENTVTVGPAEALNVGALTGIRARWCGEAPTGSLECTAQVRAHGDEYPAVADVDGGLVTVRLLAPIRGVARGQAVVLYDGSRVVGSATIDATTRAAAV; from the coding sequence ATGTCCGGCGGCGTCGACTCCGCGGTCGCGGCGGCCCGCGCGCACGAGGCGGGGCACGACGTGACCGGCGTGCACCTCGCGCTCTCGGAGAACCCCAAGTCGTTCCGCACCGGCGCGCGAGGCTGCTGCACCCTCGAAGACGCCCGCGACGCCCGGCGCGCCGCCGACGTCATCGGTATCCCGTTCTACGTGTGGGACCTGGCCGAGCGCTTCCGCGAGGACGTCGTCGAGGACTTCTTCGCCGAGTACGAGGCCGGGCGCACGCCGAACCCGTGCCTGCGCTGCAACGAGAAGATCAAGTTCGCGGCCCTGCTCGACCGCGCCCTCGCGCTGGGGTTCGACGCGGTGTGCACGGGCCACTACGCGGTGCTCGTCGACGGCCCGAACGGCCGGGAGCTGCACCGCTCTTCGGACCACGCCAAGGACCAGTCGTACGTCCTCGGGGTGCTCGACGCCGATCAGCTCGCGCACGCGCTGTTCCCGCTCGGCACCGACACCAAGGACGCCGTGCGCGAGGAGGCCGAGCGCCGCGGCCTCGCGGTGGCGCGCAAGCCCGACAGCCACGACATCTGCTTCATCGCCGACGGCGACACGCAGGCGTTCCTGGCCAAGCGGCTCGGCCGTACGCCGGGTGACATCGTCGACACCGACGGCACCAAGCTGGGCGAGCACGAGGGCGCGTACGCCTACACCGTCGGCCAGCGCAAGGGCCTGCGCATCGGCCGCCCGGCGCCGGACGGCAAGCCGCGTTACGTCCTCGACATCTCGCCGGTGGAGAACACCGTCACCGTGGGGCCCGCCGAGGCGCTGAACGTCGGCGCGCTGACCGGCATCCGCGCCCGCTGGTGCGGTGAGGCGCCGACGGGGAGCCTGGAGTGCACCGCCCAGGTCCGCGCCCACGGCGACGAGTACCCGGCCGTCGCCGACGTCGACGGCGGCCTGGTCACCGTCCGCCTGCTCGCCCCGATCCGCGGTGTCGCCCGAGGCCAGGCGGTCGTCCTGTACGACGGCAGCCGCGTCGTCGGCTCCGCCACCATCGACGCCACCACACGCGCCGCGGCCGTCTGA
- the tgmA gene encoding putative ATP-grasp-modified RiPP: MTPCTAPDQRTAVRPWGISRMRPYPSTYQPGYTTAELDPVTQTTVFRDEHGGVIEMGKHGTSQGTETNPQSTNQDSKNDTDHDQDSEQD; the protein is encoded by the coding sequence ATGACGCCTTGCACCGCTCCGGATCAGCGCACCGCCGTACGCCCGTGGGGCATCAGCCGAATGCGCCCGTACCCGAGCACGTACCAGCCCGGCTACACCACCGCCGAGCTTGACCCCGTCACACAGACCACCGTCTTCCGCGACGAACACGGAGGCGTCATCGAGATGGGCAAGCACGGCACGAGCCAGGGAACCGAGACCAACCCGCAGTCGACCAACCAGGACAGCAAGAACGACACCGACCACGACCAGGACAGCGAGCAGGACTGA
- a CDS encoding GntR family transcriptional regulator: MTTAGASPQRPASRRIAEDLRSTIESGDLAPGDKLPSERVLADRYGTARNTAREAIRMLAEQGLVTAQHGRGVFVREPKRLFRMGGDRYSRKHRETGLTPFRLEAQRQGKAARIDVARIAREVPPADVAERLRVAADEPSVLCRESHYFADDEPVQIVSTCLRWDEAEGTLLMQPKTGKDGIYGRLEELGHVMKNIRDEVSARMPTPEEAAVLELPPGVPVLEVLHTSFDQDGAPFEVSRFVHRADRTGLLYDLPVD, encoded by the coding sequence ATGACTACTGCCGGCGCCTCGCCTCAGCGGCCCGCGAGCCGACGCATTGCGGAAGACCTCCGAAGCACCATCGAAAGCGGGGACCTCGCCCCGGGCGACAAGCTGCCGTCAGAACGTGTGCTTGCGGACCGGTATGGCACCGCTCGCAACACGGCCCGAGAAGCGATCCGCATGCTTGCCGAGCAGGGTCTTGTCACCGCCCAGCACGGACGGGGTGTATTTGTCCGAGAACCCAAGCGACTGTTCCGGATGGGCGGGGACCGATATTCGCGGAAGCACCGCGAGACGGGCCTGACACCCTTTCGACTCGAAGCGCAGCGACAGGGGAAGGCCGCCCGTATCGACGTGGCGCGGATCGCACGTGAGGTTCCACCCGCAGACGTGGCCGAACGGCTGCGCGTCGCAGCAGACGAGCCGAGTGTCCTGTGTAGGGAGAGCCACTACTTCGCCGACGATGAGCCGGTCCAGATCGTTTCGACTTGTCTCCGCTGGGACGAAGCCGAAGGGACCCTACTGATGCAGCCGAAAACGGGAAAAGACGGGATCTACGGGCGGCTTGAAGAACTCGGACATGTCATGAAGAACATCCGCGACGAAGTCAGCGCGCGGATGCCCACTCCCGAGGAAGCCGCCGTTCTTGAACTCCCGCCGGGTGTCCCGGTCTTGGAGGTGCTCCATACCAGCTTCGATCAGGATGGTGCCCCCTTTGAAGTATCACGGTTCGTCCACCGAGCCGACCGAACCGGCTTGCTGTACGACCTCCCTGTGGACTGA
- a CDS encoding cysteine desulfurase family protein, producing the protein MAYFDHAATTPMRPEAVRAMTGQLTVLGNPSSLHASGRRARRVVEESREVIAEAVGARPSEVVFTAGGTEADNLAVKGLYWSRVAADPARRRVLASPVEHHAVMDAIAWLADHEGAAVEWLEVDTDGRVHPDVLRTAIARDPGTVALVSVMWANNEVGTVQPIAELVAVAHEFGIPMHADAVQAVGQVPVDFAASGLDAMTVSGHKLGGPLGCGALLLGRNMTPVPLLHGGGQERDVRSGTLDTPAIAAFAAAAEVAVREQPDYAARVGELRDTLVRQVLERIPDAELNGDARLDPAHRLPANAHFSFPGCEGDSLLLLLDARGIECSTGSACSAGVAQPSHVLLAMGADAARARGSLRFSLGHTSTAAEVDRLTEAIGPVVARARMAGLTSQRR; encoded by the coding sequence ATGGCCTACTTCGATCATGCGGCGACCACTCCGATGCGCCCCGAGGCCGTCCGGGCCATGACCGGACAACTCACCGTGCTCGGCAACCCGTCGTCCCTGCACGCTTCCGGACGCCGTGCCCGCCGCGTCGTCGAGGAATCGCGCGAGGTCATCGCGGAGGCGGTGGGCGCACGGCCCAGCGAGGTCGTCTTCACCGCGGGCGGCACCGAGGCGGACAACCTCGCCGTCAAGGGCCTGTACTGGTCGCGCGTCGCGGCCGACCCGGCGCGTCGCCGCGTCCTCGCGTCGCCGGTCGAGCACCACGCCGTCATGGACGCGATCGCGTGGCTCGCCGACCACGAGGGCGCCGCCGTGGAGTGGCTGGAGGTCGACACCGACGGCCGCGTCCACCCCGACGTCCTGCGCACGGCGATCGCCCGTGACCCCGGGACCGTCGCGCTGGTCAGCGTCATGTGGGCGAACAACGAGGTCGGCACCGTCCAGCCGATCGCCGAACTCGTCGCGGTCGCCCACGAGTTCGGCATCCCGATGCACGCCGACGCGGTCCAGGCGGTGGGCCAGGTCCCGGTCGACTTCGCCGCGTCGGGCCTCGACGCCATGACGGTCTCCGGGCACAAGCTCGGCGGCCCCCTCGGCTGCGGCGCGCTGCTGCTGGGCCGCAACATGACGCCAGTACCGCTGCTGCACGGCGGCGGGCAGGAGCGCGACGTCCGCTCCGGCACCCTCGACACCCCCGCGATCGCCGCGTTCGCCGCCGCCGCGGAGGTCGCCGTACGCGAACAACCCGACTACGCCGCGCGCGTCGGCGAACTGCGCGACACCCTGGTCCGCCAGGTGCTCGAACGCATCCCGGACGCCGAACTCAACGGCGACGCGCGGCTCGACCCGGCCCACCGCCTGCCGGCCAACGCGCACTTCTCGTTCCCCGGCTGCGAGGGCGACTCCCTGCTGCTCCTGCTGGACGCCCGGGGCATCGAGTGCTCGACCGGATCGGCGTGCTCGGCCGGCGTCGCCCAGCCCAGCCACGTGCTCCTGGCGATGGGCGCGGACGCCGCCCGCGCGCGCGGCTCGCTGCGCTTCAGCCTCGGCCACACCTCCACCGCGGCCGAGGTCGACCGGCTGACCGAGGCGATCGGCCCGGTGGTGGCCCGCGCGCGCATGGCCGGGCTGACCTCGCAGCGCCGCTGA
- a CDS encoding enhanced serine sensitivity protein SseB C-terminal domain-containing protein, producing the protein MVFPANHVEHCLVAAFHDPSRTGELIDALAEGEVWVPLPAGGGPQDGELTLPTTEIAGGHYVPVFSSEEQFRRIAGPMAFTVAPVREFARGLPPFVGIAVNPGGDVGLPIPPQGVLELARVPGAGSAGARVTLAEPAPHEEPYVLLAAAAEEFAATPVVLTARRALGVIETDAPCLFIGVELDRWQEDDRREAIAALERAVGRAGSPWPVNLVLIDLAQDPIGDWMLDAVRPFYERGF; encoded by the coding sequence GTGGTCTTCCCGGCGAACCACGTCGAACACTGCCTCGTCGCCGCGTTCCACGACCCGTCCCGCACCGGCGAGTTGATCGACGCGCTCGCGGAGGGCGAGGTGTGGGTGCCGCTGCCCGCCGGCGGCGGCCCGCAGGACGGCGAACTCACGCTGCCCACCACGGAGATAGCCGGCGGCCACTACGTTCCCGTGTTCAGCTCCGAGGAGCAGTTCCGGCGCATTGCCGGCCCGATGGCGTTCACCGTCGCGCCGGTGCGCGAATTCGCGCGCGGGCTGCCGCCGTTCGTCGGCATCGCGGTGAACCCCGGGGGCGACGTGGGCCTTCCGATTCCGCCGCAGGGGGTGCTGGAGCTGGCGCGCGTGCCCGGTGCCGGCTCGGCGGGCGCCCGCGTCACGCTGGCCGAGCCCGCCCCGCACGAGGAGCCGTACGTCCTTCTCGCCGCCGCGGCCGAGGAGTTCGCCGCCACGCCGGTGGTCCTGACCGCGCGCCGCGCCCTCGGGGTCATCGAAACCGACGCGCCGTGCCTGTTCATCGGCGTCGAACTGGACCGCTGGCAGGAGGACGACCGCCGCGAGGCCATCGCCGCGCTGGAACGCGCGGTCGGCCGCGCGGGATCGCCGTGGCCGGTCAACCTGGTGCTGATCGACCTGGCCCAAGACCCCATCGGCGACTGGATGCTGGACGCGGTCCGGCCGTTCTACGAGCGCGGCTTCTGA
- a CDS encoding enhanced serine sensitivity protein SseB C-terminal domain-containing protein, producing MAFPANEVEQAVRQVAPQDYEAYERLLQALAGGHVWMLLWQGEPGSPDAQYGNMEVHGSRYAPAFTSEEQLRESRWDRGWEVHAVIEIAATLYPDQWGIWLNPHRDGGGVGVPYLDLRRIVGGLDKLPPGPLRVGEPVVDDSAFWAALSAELAASGVVRAAHRAYIEPAIGAPRLVIGTQLADADPATLDRMRFAMSRAAGMLQGITMSSVALDDPYDPVAKWMRENTRSFL from the coding sequence GTGGCGTTTCCGGCCAACGAGGTCGAGCAGGCCGTGCGGCAGGTCGCGCCGCAGGATTACGAGGCGTACGAGCGGCTGCTGCAGGCTCTCGCGGGCGGCCACGTGTGGATGCTCCTCTGGCAGGGCGAACCGGGCAGCCCCGACGCGCAGTACGGCAACATGGAGGTCCACGGGTCGCGCTACGCCCCCGCGTTCACGTCCGAGGAGCAGTTGCGCGAGAGCCGCTGGGACCGCGGGTGGGAGGTCCACGCGGTGATCGAGATCGCCGCGACGCTGTACCCCGACCAGTGGGGGATCTGGCTCAACCCGCACCGCGACGGCGGCGGCGTCGGGGTCCCGTACCTCGACCTGCGGCGCATCGTCGGCGGTCTCGACAAACTGCCCCCCGGCCCGCTGCGGGTCGGCGAACCGGTCGTCGACGACTCGGCGTTCTGGGCGGCGCTCAGCGCCGAGCTGGCGGCGTCGGGGGTGGTGCGCGCGGCGCACCGCGCGTACATCGAGCCCGCGATCGGCGCGCCGCGCCTGGTGATCGGGACGCAGTTGGCCGACGCCGACCCGGCGACGCTCGACCGCATGAGGTTCGCGATGTCGCGCGCGGCCGGGATGCTCCAGGGCATCACCATGTCGTCGGTCGCGTTGGACGACCCGTATGACCCGGTCGCGAAGTGGATGCGCGAGAATACGCGTTCGTTTCTGTGA
- a CDS encoding ATP-binding protein, whose amino-acid sequence MTGAFAALGESNWTTESRRSVQGGYELRAKTWPVAPSSVRDARNLAWAAVEDWGLSPLADAIELCTSELASNAVRHAVPCVSCRVAVRVYLFPGRFVTVEVDDSDPSRPVLPMVTPGDVPDTSLLSGRGLWLVSREADGLDWWPRPLDGKTVRCWFDLRRYGIARRSVSGLGWSIEQV is encoded by the coding sequence ATGACCGGAGCTTTCGCGGCACTCGGCGAGAGCAACTGGACCACAGAGTCCCGTCGTTCGGTCCAAGGCGGCTATGAGCTGCGGGCCAAAACGTGGCCGGTCGCTCCGTCTTCCGTGCGTGATGCGCGAAATCTCGCGTGGGCCGCTGTGGAGGACTGGGGGCTGTCGCCGCTGGCGGATGCCATCGAGCTCTGTACGTCAGAGCTGGCGAGCAACGCCGTCCGGCACGCGGTGCCGTGTGTGTCGTGCCGGGTTGCCGTGCGCGTATATCTTTTTCCGGGCCGGTTCGTGACGGTAGAGGTGGACGACAGCGACCCGAGCCGACCGGTCTTGCCTATGGTGACACCGGGCGACGTGCCCGACACGTCGTTGTTGTCCGGCCGTGGGCTGTGGTTGGTCTCCCGGGAGGCGGACGGCCTCGATTGGTGGCCGCGTCCGCTCGACGGAAAGACGGTGCGGTGCTGGTTCGACCTGCGGCGGTACGGCATTGCCCGCCGGTCCGTGTCGGGGCTCGGGTGGAGCATCGAGCAGGTGTGA